A region from the Sphingopyxis lindanitolerans genome encodes:
- a CDS encoding DUF58 domain-containing protein has translation MIYPTRRAIYLLLLGAPVALALGLIRPGLWIVAPAWIGLILIGLLLDAMLGASPRRLALAAEAPHQVGVGDAFALRLSATGKAVPRRAEMALALDERLAPGGRLAGDMLRVSDAEGALVRTVPLAASRRGQALIEALWIRWAGPFGLVWKQRRFALGRSIAVVPSLRSVAEEGRRLFQRDSWFGLRQQHLRGEGSEYEALAEYQPGMDRRAIDWNASARHVKLLAKEYRVERDNRVVLAIDGGRTMAEPVGGMPRVDRAVSAALLLAYAGLKLGDRISLFSFAAKPQALTPAYMHVQDFPALQRAASLIDYAPVESNFTLALSSLGAALNRRSLIILFTEFTDATSADLMIRAAGRLVQKHRLLFVVIRDDEVEAVERRRPESAADVTRSNVAAAMLRDRQLVIARLQRLGADVIEVPADAMGAAVVEAYLGIKRGGSL, from the coding sequence ATGATCTATCCCACCCGCCGCGCCATCTATCTGCTGCTGCTCGGCGCGCCCGTGGCGCTGGCGCTCGGGTTGATCCGGCCGGGGCTGTGGATCGTCGCGCCCGCGTGGATCGGCCTGATCCTGATCGGCCTGCTGCTCGACGCGATGCTGGGCGCGAGTCCGCGCCGCCTCGCGCTCGCGGCCGAGGCGCCGCACCAGGTCGGGGTCGGCGATGCCTTCGCGCTGCGCCTGTCGGCGACCGGCAAGGCGGTGCCGCGCCGCGCCGAAATGGCGCTCGCGCTCGACGAGCGGCTCGCCCCCGGCGGGCGGCTCGCGGGCGACATGCTGCGCGTCAGCGACGCCGAGGGTGCGCTGGTCCGCACCGTGCCGCTCGCCGCGTCGCGGCGCGGACAGGCGCTGATCGAAGCGCTGTGGATTCGCTGGGCGGGGCCGTTCGGCCTCGTCTGGAAACAGCGCCGCTTCGCGCTGGGCCGCAGCATCGCGGTCGTCCCCAGCCTGCGCTCGGTCGCCGAGGAGGGGCGCCGCCTGTTCCAGCGCGATAGCTGGTTTGGCCTGCGCCAGCAGCATCTTCGCGGCGAAGGCAGCGAATATGAGGCGCTCGCCGAATATCAGCCGGGGATGGATCGGCGCGCGATCGACTGGAACGCCTCGGCGCGCCACGTCAAATTGCTCGCCAAGGAATATCGGGTCGAGCGCGACAATCGCGTCGTCCTCGCGATCGACGGCGGACGGACGATGGCCGAGCCGGTCGGCGGGATGCCGCGCGTCGACCGCGCGGTGTCGGCGGCGCTGCTGCTTGCCTATGCCGGATTGAAGCTTGGCGACCGCATCAGCCTTTTCTCCTTTGCCGCCAAGCCGCAGGCGCTGACCCCCGCCTATATGCATGTTCAGGATTTCCCGGCGTTACAGCGCGCCGCGAGCCTGATCGACTATGCGCCGGTCGAGAGCAATTTCACGCTCGCGCTGAGCAGTCTCGGCGCCGCGCTCAACCGCCGCTCGCTGATCATCCTGTTCACCGAATTCACCGACGCGACGAGCGCCGACCTGATGATCCGCGCCGCGGGGCGGCTGGTGCAGAAGCACCGGCTGCTGTTCGTCGTCATCCGCGACGACGAGGTCGAGGCGGTCGAACGAAGGCGCCCCGAAAGCGCCGCCGACGTCACCCGGTCGAACGTCGCCGCGGCGATGCTGCGCGACCGCCAACTGGTGATCGCGCGGCTCCAGCGGCTCGGCGCCGACGTGATCGAGGTTCCCGCCGACGCGATGGGCGCCGCGGTGGTCGAGGCCTATCTTGGCATCAAACGCGGCGGCAGCCTGTGA
- a CDS encoding stage II sporulation protein M gives MSAAELPGFSTSRFRAEREADWIAFDLLLTRLEKKGAAALTSDELLQLPILYRATLSSLSIARATSLDKALLDHLEALSIRGYFLVYGVRETRLSRIRRFFRYDWPAAVRALWKETLIIALIITLGVATSYSLVASNPEWYYNFVPEEMSGGRDPHATVEFLRSTLGHGKEAAADEQQSGLHVFATYLFTHNSQVSILSFALGFAFGVPTMMLEYYQGIGLGAMLALFAGKGLGVDFGGWLFIHGTTELFAAALSGAAGLRIGAAVVFPGARGRLEAASDAGRTAGKVMVGVILMLLVAGVLEGFGRQLITDTMLRYAIGTVMLLVWLAYYYIPRREDVA, from the coding sequence GTGAGCGCGGCCGAGCTTCCCGGCTTTTCGACCAGCCGCTTTCGCGCCGAGCGCGAGGCCGACTGGATCGCCTTCGACCTCTTGCTGACCAGGCTCGAAAAAAAGGGCGCGGCGGCGCTGACCAGCGACGAACTGCTCCAGCTCCCGATCCTGTATCGCGCGACGCTCTCTTCGCTGTCGATCGCGCGCGCGACCAGCCTCGACAAGGCTCTGCTCGACCATCTTGAGGCGCTGTCGATCCGCGGCTATTTCCTCGTCTATGGCGTGCGCGAAACGCGGTTGAGCCGTATCCGCCGCTTCTTCCGCTACGACTGGCCCGCCGCGGTGCGCGCGCTGTGGAAGGAGACGCTGATCATCGCGCTGATCATCACGCTCGGCGTGGCTACCAGCTATTCGCTCGTCGCGAGCAACCCCGAATGGTATTATAATTTCGTCCCCGAAGAAATGTCGGGCGGCCGCGACCCGCATGCGACCGTCGAATTTCTGCGATCGACCCTCGGCCATGGCAAGGAGGCGGCGGCGGACGAACAGCAAAGCGGGCTCCACGTCTTTGCCACCTATCTCTTCACCCACAACAGCCAGGTTTCGATCCTGTCCTTCGCGTTGGGCTTTGCCTTCGGGGTGCCGACGATGATGCTCGAATATTATCAGGGCATCGGGCTCGGCGCGATGCTCGCGCTGTTTGCGGGCAAGGGGCTGGGGGTCGATTTCGGCGGCTGGCTGTTCATCCACGGCACCACCGAGCTGTTCGCCGCCGCGCTGTCGGGCGCCGCGGGCCTCCGGATCGGCGCGGCGGTGGTGTTCCCCGGCGCGCGCGGCCGGCTGGAGGCGGCATCCGACGCGGGCCGGACCGCGGGCAAGGTGATGGTCGGCGTCATCCTGATGCTGCTCGTCGCCGGCGTGCTCGAAGGCTTCGGGCGCCAGCTCATCACCGACACGATGCTGCGCTATGCGATCGGCACGGTGATGCTGCTGGTCTGGCTTGCCTATTATTATATCCCGCGGCGCGAGGATGTCGCATGA
- a CDS encoding RDD family protein — MTAAQNAKLRTAQAKKIREFVTPEGVDLQLRIASSGLRLGALIVDLTAITVTLFIFNLLVDWIGHATPRDVTFVIWMLGAFILRTFWFIGFELSSRAATPGKRMMGIRVVARDGGRLTADAVVARNLIRELELFLPLMMLGVGAAEDMVSGWTILAGVIWSLTLSLFLLFNRDRMRMGDLIAGTWVVMAARVKLDSDIAAAAEAGAIRFADAELAVYGIYELQELERILRGRDPRAMREVADTIRAKIGRPVAEEDDVFLLSYYRQLKARLERGLLFGKRREDKYASE, encoded by the coding sequence ATGACCGCCGCGCAAAATGCCAAGCTGCGCACGGCGCAGGCAAAGAAAATCCGCGAATTCGTGACCCCCGAAGGCGTCGACCTACAACTGCGGATCGCGAGTTCGGGGTTGCGGCTCGGCGCGCTGATCGTCGACCTGACCGCGATCACCGTCACGCTTTTCATCTTCAATCTCCTGGTCGACTGGATCGGGCATGCGACGCCGCGTGATGTCACCTTCGTCATCTGGATGCTCGGCGCTTTCATCCTGCGCACCTTCTGGTTCATCGGCTTCGAGCTAAGCTCGCGCGCCGCGACGCCGGGCAAAAGGATGATGGGAATCCGCGTCGTCGCGCGCGACGGCGGGCGGCTGACCGCCGACGCGGTCGTCGCGCGCAACCTGATCCGCGAGCTCGAACTGTTCCTGCCGCTGATGATGCTCGGGGTCGGCGCCGCCGAGGATATGGTGTCGGGCTGGACGATCCTCGCGGGGGTGATCTGGTCGCTGACGCTCAGCCTGTTCCTGCTCTTCAACCGCGACCGGATGCGGATGGGCGACCTGATCGCGGGCACCTGGGTCGTGATGGCCGCGCGCGTCAAGCTCGACAGCGACATCGCGGCGGCGGCGGAGGCCGGGGCGATCCGATTCGCCGACGCCGAACTCGCAGTCTATGGCATCTATGAGCTTCAGGAGCTCGAGCGCATCCTGCGCGGCCGCGATCCGCGTGCGATGCGCGAGGTCGCCGACACGATCCGCGCCAAGATCGGCCGCCCGGTCGCCGAAGAGGATGACGTCTTCCTGCTTTCCTATTACCGGCAGCTCAAGGCCCGGCTCGAACGCGGGCTGCTGTTCGGCAAGCGACGTGAGGATAAATATGCCAGCGAATAA
- a CDS encoding nitroreductase: MPANNLSPSVADALHRRRSVRAFTDAPVDPAVLRSIFAAAQRAPSGGNLQPWQVTLVTGEPWDRVKTAVAARIALGREGYQPEYDIYPKGLTEPWESRRFGVGEALYASLGIPREDKAARLARFMENYRGFGAPVMLFLHCSRIMGPPQWSDMGMWLQSVMLLLVEQGLASCPQECWAMYGQTVRETLGLGADQILFTGLAIGHADDGQAVNQWPVPRVELDEVIDWQGF; this comes from the coding sequence ATGCCAGCGAATAATCTCTCCCCCTCGGTTGCGGACGCGCTCCACCGCCGCCGCTCGGTGCGCGCCTTCACCGACGCGCCGGTCGACCCCGCGGTGCTGCGATCGATTTTCGCGGCGGCGCAGCGCGCGCCGTCGGGCGGCAATCTCCAGCCATGGCAGGTGACACTGGTCACCGGCGAGCCGTGGGACCGGGTCAAGACTGCCGTCGCGGCACGGATCGCGCTGGGACGCGAAGGCTATCAGCCCGAATATGACATCTATCCCAAGGGGCTGACCGAGCCGTGGGAAAGCCGCCGCTTCGGCGTCGGCGAAGCGCTCTATGCCTCGCTCGGCATCCCGCGCGAGGACAAGGCGGCGCGGCTCGCTCGGTTCATGGAAAATTACCGGGGTTTCGGCGCACCGGTGATGCTTTTCCTCCATTGCTCGCGCATCATGGGGCCGCCGCAATGGTCCGACATGGGGATGTGGCTGCAATCGGTGATGCTGCTGCTCGTCGAGCAGGGGCTCGCGAGCTGTCCGCAGGAATGCTGGGCCATGTATGGGCAGACGGTGCGCGAGACGCTGGGGCTGGGCGCGGACCAGATCTTGTTCACCGGCCTCGCGATCGGCCACGCCGACGATGGTCAGGCGGTGAACCAATGGCCGGTCCCGCGCGTCGAACTGGACGAGGTGATCGACTGGCAAGGGTTTTGA
- the gyrB gene encoding DNA topoisomerase (ATP-hydrolyzing) subunit B — translation MTEPHENGASESASKQPNTNAYGADSIKVLKGLDAVRKRPGMYIGDTDDGSGLHHMVFEVSDNAIDEALAGHCDLVLITLNSDGSVSVEDNGRGIPTGIHAEEGISAAEVIMTQLHAGGKFENTSDDNAYKVSGGLHGVGVSVVNALSEWLELTIWRDGEEHWMRFEHGDSVAPLKVNGPAPAGKKGTRVTFQASTGTFKNVLEFDFDKLEHRYRELAFLNSGVRIKLVDARHAEHVVHDLFYEGGIAAFVKYLDRNKNALLPDPIAISSERDGIGIDVALEWNDSYYENVLCFTNNIPQRDGGTHLAAFRAALTRTINGYGDKSGLLKKEKVSLTGDDMREGLTAIVSVKLPDPKFSSQTKDKLVSSEVRQPLESLMADRMTEWLEENPAYAKVVIQKVIDAAAAREAAKKARELTRRKGAMDIASLPGKLADCQERDPTKCELFLVEGDSAGGSAKQGRDRHIQAILPLKGKILNVERARFDRIISSKEVGTLIQALGTGIRDEFNLEKLRYHKIVIMTDADVDGAHIRTLLLTFFYRQMPEIIESGHLYIAQPPLYKVAKGRSEVYLKDDAALENYLVDAGIDALLLETPGGARSGNDLRALIEHGRRLRALMRYVPRSLDHGLVEALAFTGALDPALDTAGRHSAAATAATWLGAAERALTGGAEAVWTVQAVEGGGYTLERRWRGVSDHHVVDAAFLASQEARRLHTLASEQAETYARPGRLVKATGATVEIEAPDGEDEEAPAASNAKATPITRPSELLDAIFAHSRKGLSISRYKGLGEMNAEQLWETTLDPANRTLLRVDGAQADDVKLIFEQLMGDEVEPRREFIQTNALSVANLDV, via the coding sequence ATGACAGAACCCCATGAGAATGGCGCGAGCGAAAGCGCCTCCAAGCAGCCCAACACAAACGCCTATGGCGCCGATTCGATCAAGGTGCTGAAAGGCCTCGACGCGGTTCGCAAGCGCCCCGGCATGTATATCGGCGACACCGACGATGGGTCGGGCCTGCACCACATGGTGTTCGAGGTCAGCGACAATGCGATCGACGAAGCGCTCGCCGGGCATTGCGACCTCGTCCTGATCACGCTCAACAGCGACGGGTCGGTCAGCGTCGAGGACAATGGCCGCGGCATCCCGACCGGCATCCATGCCGAGGAGGGCATTTCGGCGGCCGAGGTCATCATGACCCAGCTCCACGCCGGCGGGAAATTCGAGAACACCAGCGACGATAATGCGTATAAGGTGTCGGGCGGCCTTCACGGCGTCGGCGTCAGCGTCGTCAACGCGCTCAGCGAATGGCTCGAACTGACGATCTGGCGCGACGGCGAAGAACATTGGATGCGCTTCGAGCATGGCGATTCGGTCGCCCCGCTCAAGGTCAACGGCCCGGCGCCCGCCGGCAAGAAGGGCACGCGCGTGACCTTCCAGGCCTCGACCGGGACCTTCAAGAACGTCCTCGAATTCGACTTCGACAAGCTCGAACATCGCTATCGCGAACTGGCGTTCCTGAACTCGGGCGTGCGGATCAAGCTCGTCGATGCGCGCCACGCCGAGCATGTCGTCCACGACCTGTTCTATGAGGGCGGGATCGCGGCGTTCGTCAAATATCTCGACCGCAACAAGAATGCGCTGCTGCCCGATCCGATCGCGATCAGCAGCGAGCGCGACGGGATCGGCATCGACGTCGCGCTCGAATGGAACGACAGCTATTATGAAAATGTGCTGTGTTTCACCAACAATATCCCGCAGCGCGACGGCGGCACCCATCTGGCGGCGTTCCGCGCCGCGCTGACCCGCACGATCAACGGCTATGGCGACAAATCGGGCCTTCTCAAGAAGGAAAAGGTGAGCCTGACCGGCGACGACATGCGCGAAGGGCTGACCGCGATCGTTTCGGTCAAGCTGCCCGACCCCAAATTCAGCTCGCAGACCAAGGACAAGCTGGTCAGCAGCGAAGTGCGCCAGCCGCTCGAAAGCCTGATGGCCGACCGGATGACCGAATGGCTCGAGGAAAATCCCGCTTATGCCAAGGTGGTGATCCAGAAGGTCATCGACGCCGCCGCGGCGCGCGAGGCGGCGAAGAAGGCGCGCGAGCTGACGCGGCGCAAGGGCGCGATGGATATCGCCTCGCTGCCCGGCAAACTCGCCGACTGCCAGGAACGCGACCCGACCAAATGCGAACTTTTCCTGGTCGAGGGCGATTCGGCGGGCGGATCGGCCAAGCAGGGCCGCGACCGTCACATTCAGGCGATCCTGCCCTTGAAGGGCAAGATTTTGAACGTCGAACGCGCGCGCTTCGACCGCATCATTTCGTCGAAGGAAGTCGGGACGCTGATCCAGGCGCTCGGCACCGGCATCCGCGACGAGTTCAACCTCGAAAAGCTGCGCTATCACAAGATCGTGATCATGACCGACGCCGACGTCGACGGCGCGCATATCCGCACGCTGCTGCTGACCTTCTTCTATCGCCAGATGCCCGAGATCATCGAGAGCGGCCATCTCTACATCGCCCAGCCACCGCTCTACAAGGTCGCCAAGGGACGGAGCGAAGTCTATCTCAAGGACGACGCGGCGCTCGAAAATTATCTCGTCGATGCCGGGATCGACGCGCTGCTGCTCGAAACGCCGGGCGGCGCGCGATCGGGCAACGACCTGCGTGCGCTGATCGAACATGGTCGGCGGCTGCGCGCGCTGATGCGCTATGTGCCGCGCAGCCTCGACCACGGGCTGGTCGAGGCGCTCGCCTTTACCGGCGCGCTCGATCCGGCGCTCGACACCGCCGGCCGCCACAGCGCCGCCGCGACCGCCGCGACCTGGCTCGGCGCCGCCGAGCGCGCGCTGACCGGCGGCGCCGAGGCCGTCTGGACCGTGCAGGCGGTCGAAGGCGGCGGCTATACGCTCGAACGCCGCTGGCGCGGGGTCAGCGATCATCATGTCGTCGACGCGGCCTTCCTCGCAAGCCAGGAAGCGCGCCGCCTCCACACGCTGGCGAGCGAGCAGGCCGAAACCTATGCGCGCCCCGGCCGCCTGGTGAAGGCAACCGGCGCGACCGTCGAAATCGAAGCCCCCGATGGCGAGGACGAGGAGGCTCCGGCCGCCTCGAACGCCAAGGCGACCCCGATCACGCGCCCGTCCGAACTGCTCGACGCGATCTTCGCGCACAGCCGCAAGGGGCTGTCGATCAGCCGCTACAAGGGGCTGGGCGAAATGAATGCCGAACAGCTTTGGGAAACCACGCTCGACCCCGCGAACCGCACGCTGCTGCGCGTCGACGGCGCCCAGGCCGACGACGTCAAGCTGATCTTCGAACAGTTGATGGGCGATGAGGTCGAGCCGCGGCGCGAATTCATCCAGACCAACGCGCTGAGCGTCGCCAACCTCGACGTCTGA
- a CDS encoding septal ring lytic transglycosylase RlpA family protein: MRAFSAMLMPLLLTVSAAAQEVEIADDSAIGIDAETEIDGGMASYYGSELAGNRTASGERFDPSQFTAAHRSLPFGSKVRVTNTSNGDSVIVRINDRGPFSRGRVIDVSQAAAREIGLQRSGIARVKLALLNDD, encoded by the coding sequence ATGCGGGCCTTTTCAGCGATGCTCATGCCGCTTCTGCTCACGGTCTCGGCCGCTGCGCAGGAGGTGGAAATCGCCGACGACAGCGCCATCGGAATCGATGCGGAAACAGAAATCGATGGCGGAATGGCGAGCTATTACGGCAGTGAACTCGCCGGCAACCGCACCGCGAGCGGCGAGCGTTTCGACCCCAGCCAATTCACCGCCGCGCATCGGTCGCTGCCCTTTGGCAGCAAGGTGCGCGTCACCAACACGTCCAACGGCGACAGCGTCATCGTCCGCATCAACGATCGCGGGCCCTTCTCCCGCGGGCGCGTGATCGACGTCAGCCAGGCGGCGGCGCGCGAAATCGGCCTGCAGCGCAGCGGGATCGCGCGGGTGAAACTGGCCCTGCTCAACGACGATTGA
- a CDS encoding tyrosine-type recombinase/integrase, translating into MALTVVSINKAKGRAKPYKLTDGDGLFLYVTPNGGRYWRMNYRHHGKQKTLAFGVYPDTGLAEAREQRDAARKILAKGNDPAEQVKLEKIAAAVAASNSFKAVADEWLVKVEREGRSAVTMKKLRWLLDFINESIGKRPVASITAQELLIMLRKMEGKGRYETAKRLRSTASQIFRYAIATARAERDVAADLRGALIAPQPVHRAAITNANAAGGLLRAIEAFDGFANTKAALQLLPHVFVRPGELRYAEWADFDFDKALWTIPPHKTKMRRVHSIPLSRQALAILETIEHDEDYSSYLFPSLRSVDRPMSENTINAALRRMGFAQDEMTGHGFRAMAATLLNEMGLWHPDAIERQLAHCDNNAVRRAYTRGEYWDERVRMMQHWSDHLDFLRDGAKVIKGTFRKAKAGE; encoded by the coding sequence ATGGCGCTTACCGTTGTTTCGATCAACAAGGCCAAGGGCCGCGCAAAGCCCTACAAGCTTACCGATGGCGACGGGCTGTTCCTCTATGTCACCCCCAACGGTGGCCGCTACTGGCGCATGAACTACCGCCACCACGGCAAGCAAAAGACGCTGGCGTTCGGCGTCTATCCCGACACCGGCCTTGCCGAAGCCCGCGAGCAGCGCGACGCGGCGCGCAAGATTCTGGCGAAGGGCAACGATCCCGCCGAGCAGGTCAAGCTGGAAAAGATCGCGGCAGCGGTCGCGGCTTCCAACAGCTTTAAGGCCGTTGCGGACGAATGGCTTGTGAAGGTCGAGCGCGAAGGCCGCTCCGCAGTCACCATGAAGAAACTGCGCTGGTTGCTGGACTTCATCAACGAGTCCATCGGCAAGCGGCCTGTCGCCTCCATCACCGCTCAGGAGCTTCTTATCATGCTCCGCAAGATGGAGGGCAAAGGCCGCTACGAGACAGCGAAGCGGCTTCGCAGCACGGCCAGCCAGATATTCCGCTATGCCATCGCCACGGCCCGCGCAGAGCGTGACGTGGCGGCGGACCTTCGCGGCGCGCTGATTGCGCCGCAACCCGTCCACCGCGCGGCGATCACCAACGCCAATGCAGCGGGCGGCTTGCTCCGCGCCATCGAGGCGTTCGACGGCTTTGCGAACACCAAGGCGGCGTTGCAGTTGCTTCCGCATGTGTTTGTCCGTCCCGGCGAGCTTCGCTATGCGGAATGGGCCGACTTCGATTTCGACAAGGCGCTTTGGACGATCCCACCGCATAAGACCAAGATGCGCCGCGTCCACAGCATCCCGCTTTCCCGGCAGGCGCTGGCGATCCTAGAAACCATCGAGCATGACGAGGACTATAGCAGCTACCTTTTCCCGTCACTGCGTTCGGTGGATCGGCCCATGTCGGAGAACACCATCAACGCGGCCTTGCGGCGCATGGGCTTCGCCCAGGACGAAATGACCGGCCACGGCTTCCGGGCAATGGCGGCCACCCTCTTGAACGAAATGGGCCTATGGCATCCCGATGCCATCGAGCGCCAGCTTGCTCATTGCGACAACAACGCGGTGCGCCGTGCCTACACGCGGGGCGAGTATTGGGACGAGCGCGTCCGCATGATGCAGCATTGGTCCGACCATCTCGATTTCCTCCGCGACGGCGCGAAGGTCATCAAGGGCACGTTCCGCAAGGCGAAGGCCGGGGAGTAA
- a CDS encoding helix-turn-helix transcriptional regulator codes for MSNPERIIRLKTVLTRTGLSRSTLYRKIAEGSFPRQISISVHGTGWHESAVDRWIANPAAYREDRAE; via the coding sequence ATGTCCAACCCTGAAAGGATCATCCGTCTCAAGACCGTGCTGACCCGCACCGGGCTTTCCCGTTCCACTCTCTATCGCAAGATCGCGGAAGGCAGCTTTCCCCGGCAAATCTCAATCAGCGTCCACGGCACCGGCTGGCATGAGTCCGCCGTGGATCGCTGGATCGCCAACCCCGCCGCCTACCGCGAGGATCGCGCCGAATGA
- a CDS encoding type II toxin-antitoxin system RelB/DinJ family antitoxin, which produces MAANALVQTRIDGAVKEEAATVLAAMGLTVSDAVRLMLTRVARDKALPFEPLTPNETTIAAMKEAREGKGKRSATIADLIADLNADD; this is translated from the coding sequence ATGGCAGCAAACGCACTTGTCCAGACCCGTATCGACGGGGCCGTGAAGGAGGAAGCCGCGACCGTGCTGGCGGCGATGGGGCTTACCGTCTCGGATGCCGTGCGGCTGATGCTCACCCGCGTTGCCCGCGACAAGGCGTTGCCGTTCGAGCCGCTGACCCCGAACGAAACGACGATTGCCGCGATGAAGGAAGCCCGCGAAGGCAAGGGGAAGCGTTCCGCCACGATTGCCGATCTGATAGCCGACCTGAATGCGGACGATTGA
- a CDS encoding type II toxin-antitoxin system YafQ family toxin: MRTIERTGQFKRDYKREKKGQHAKTLDAALIPVIEALATDEPLEPRHRDHALTGDWRDHRDCHVKPDLVLIYRKPDGETLQLVRLGSHAELGW, translated from the coding sequence ATGCGGACGATTGAGCGCACCGGGCAATTCAAGCGCGACTACAAGCGGGAGAAGAAGGGGCAGCACGCCAAGACGCTGGACGCTGCCCTGATTCCCGTCATCGAGGCGCTGGCGACCGACGAGCCGCTTGAACCGCGCCATCGCGACCATGCGCTTACCGGCGACTGGCGTGATCATCGGGATTGCCACGTCAAGCCCGACCTCGTGCTGATCTATCGCAAGCCCGACGGCGAGACATTGCAGCTTGTGCGCTTGGGGTCACACGCCGAATTGGGGTGGTGA
- a CDS encoding NYN domain-containing protein: MAFTSLPRNDDRSNVAIGGKRPMEIDDRARNGPDRRIALLIDADNVSHSKIAAILAELSKYGAANIRRAYGDWAGADLKGWKDKLHDFAIRPIQQFSYSTGKNATDIALVIDAMELLYTQKPDAFCLASSDADFTPLVMQLKANGHEVYGFGERKTPTPFVNACTTFLYLDTLDEPTQPAAISEPAAKPKTTGKPATKAKATPADKASDKPASKPLSQDTTLVTILRGAVDAAVREDGWAAMSAAGSAAKRQAPIDPRNYGVKNFPALFAATGLFEIVKTESGQSYVADKRNRDRTPQPSR; encoded by the coding sequence ATGGCGTTTACCTCGCTTCCGCGCAATGATGACCGCAGTAACGTGGCGATTGGAGGAAAACGGCCAATGGAAATAGACGACCGCGCGCGGAACGGCCCGGATCGCAGGATTGCGTTGTTGATCGACGCGGACAATGTTTCGCATAGCAAGATCGCTGCGATATTGGCGGAGCTTTCCAAATACGGTGCGGCCAATATTCGCCGTGCTTATGGGGATTGGGCGGGCGCGGACCTTAAGGGATGGAAGGACAAGCTGCACGATTTTGCAATCCGGCCGATTCAGCAATTCAGCTATTCGACAGGGAAAAATGCGACCGACATTGCGCTGGTGATCGACGCAATGGAATTGCTCTACACGCAGAAGCCGGATGCCTTTTGCCTTGCATCGAGCGATGCGGATTTCACGCCGCTGGTGATGCAGTTGAAAGCCAACGGCCATGAGGTTTACGGCTTTGGGGAACGCAAGACGCCCACTCCCTTCGTCAATGCCTGCACGACCTTTCTCTATCTTGATACGCTTGATGAACCGACGCAACCCGCTGCCATTTCCGAACCGGCCGCAAAGCCAAAGACCACAGGCAAACCGGCGACCAAGGCGAAGGCAACACCCGCCGACAAGGCAAGCGATAAACCGGCGAGCAAACCCTTGTCGCAGGACACGACGCTTGTGACGATATTGCGGGGCGCGGTTGACGCCGCCGTGCGCGAGGATGGATGGGCGGCGATGTCGGCGGCGGGAAGCGCGGCCAAGCGGCAAGCGCCCATCGACCCGCGCAATTATGGCGTCAAGAATTTCCCCGCACTCTTTGCGGCCACCGGCTTGTTCGAGATTGTGAAAACCGAAAGCGGTCAAAGCTACGTTGCTGACAAGCGCAACAGGGACCGAACGCCACAACCGAGCCGATAG
- a CDS encoding conjugal transfer protein TraD, whose translation MKRRERTRHLIELGGLVVKARLIDLTDDDRATIYGAFLTIAERLRGDERDNALALWQRKGRRAFEAEQEARNS comes from the coding sequence ATGAAACGACGCGAGCGCACACGGCATTTAATCGAGCTGGGCGGCCTCGTCGTCAAGGCAAGGCTGATCGACCTGACGGACGATGATCGCGCCACGATCTATGGCGCGTTCCTCACGATTGCGGAGAGGCTACGAGGCGATGAACGCGATAACGCGCTTGCCCTCTGGCAGCGCAAAGGCCGACGCGCGTTCGAGGCGGAACAAGAGGCAAGGAATAGCTGA
- a CDS encoding conjugal transfer protein TraD has product MRKPRDFDSELKVLADKAKALKERRVRQLGELVTATGADALDAELLAGVLLDAVASKDAATREGWRKAGAAFFRGKQRKPAPRSERNSEGALPLEGGAASH; this is encoded by the coding sequence ATGCGTAAACCACGCGACTTTGATTCGGAACTCAAGGTGCTTGCCGACAAGGCGAAGGCGCTCAAGGAACGGCGGGTGCGCCAGCTTGGCGAACTGGTGACGGCAACCGGGGCCGATGCGCTCGATGCCGAATTGCTGGCGGGCGTGCTGCTCGATGCCGTCGCCAGCAAAGATGCCGCGACAAGGGAGGGCTGGCGCAAAGCGGGCGCGGCCTTCTTTCGCGGCAAACAACGCAAGCCTGCGCCGCGATCTGAACGCAACTCGGAAGGCGCTCTACCGCTCGAAGGCGGCGCGGCATCGCATTGA